From a region of the Triticum aestivum cultivar Chinese Spring chromosome 7D, IWGSC CS RefSeq v2.1, whole genome shotgun sequence genome:
- the LOC123170964 gene encoding calcium-binding protein CML38-like, with amino-acid sequence MAFMRYRGLPQGEVTAEEFWAWLGQFDADHDGRISREELQRALRSLNLWFASWKARGGVRAADANRDGAVGGEEAGRLFAYAQKQLGGKITQLGSY; translated from the coding sequence ATGGCGTTCATGCGGTACCGTGGGCTGCCGCAGGGGGAGGTGACGGCGGAGGAGTTCTGGGCGTGGCTGGGGCAGTTCGATGCGGACCACGACGGCCGGATCAGCCGGGAGGAGCTGCAGCGCGCGCTGCGGAGCCTCAACCTGTGGTTCGCGTCCTGGAAGGCGCGGGGAGGGGTGCGCGCCGCGGACGCCAACCGCGacggcgccgttggcggggaggaGGCCGGCAGGCTCTTCGCCTACGCGCAGAAGCAGCTCGGCGGCAAGATCACCCAGCTCGGCTCCTACTGA
- the LOC123163983 gene encoding uncharacterized protein produces the protein MAFMRYRALPQGEVTAEEFWAWLGQFDADHDGPISQDELQGALWSLDLWFASWKAREGVQAADANRDGAVGREEAGRLFAYSRKRVIYPGS, from the coding sequence ATGGCGTTCATGCGGTACCGTGCGCTGCCGCAGGGAGAGGTGACAGCTGAGGAGTTCTGGGCGTGGCTGGGGCAGTTCGACGCGGACCACGACGGCCCGATCAGCCAGGACGAGCTGCAGGGCGCACTCTGGAGCCTCGACCTGTGGTTCGCGTCCTGGAAGGCGCGGGAAGGGGTGCAAGCCGCGGACGCCAACCGCGACGGCGCCGTCGGCAGGGAGGAGGCTGGCCGGCTCTTTGCCtatagtagaaaaagggtcatttaTCCCGGTTCATAA